From a single Nissabacter sp. SGAir0207 genomic region:
- the uvrY gene encoding UvrY/SirA/GacA family response regulator transcription factor produces MISVLLVDDHELVRAGIRRILEDIKGIKVSGEAQCGEDAVKWCRSNDVDIVLMDMNMPGIGGLEATRKIVRFSPHIKVIMLTIYTENPLPAKVMQAGAAGYLSKGAAPQEVINAIRLVYSGQRYIASDIAQQMALSQLEPQAETPFGCLSERELQIMLMITKGQKVNEISEQLNLSPKTVNSYRYRMFSKLNISGDVELTHLAIRHGLFNTESLTSSE; encoded by the coding sequence TTGATTAGCGTTCTTCTTGTTGATGACCACGAATTGGTGCGCGCAGGGATACGACGCATTCTTGAAGATATTAAAGGTATCAAAGTCTCAGGTGAGGCGCAGTGCGGTGAAGATGCCGTCAAATGGTGCCGTAGCAACGACGTTGATATCGTGCTGATGGATATGAACATGCCGGGTATCGGCGGGTTGGAGGCCACACGCAAGATCGTGCGCTTCTCGCCCCATATCAAAGTCATCATGCTGACCATCTATACAGAAAATCCGCTGCCCGCCAAGGTGATGCAGGCAGGTGCCGCTGGCTACCTGAGCAAGGGTGCCGCGCCGCAGGAGGTGATCAATGCCATCCGTCTGGTCTATTCCGGCCAGCGTTATATCGCCTCCGACATTGCCCAGCAGATGGCGCTCAGCCAGTTGGAGCCGCAGGCGGAGACGCCTTTTGGCTGCCTTTCTGAGCGTGAGCTGCAAATCATGCTTATGATTACCAAGGGCCAGAAAGTCAATGAGATCTCGGAACAACTCAATCTCAGCCCGAAAACCGTGAACAGCTACCGCTACCGGATGTTCAGCAAGTTAAATATCAGCGGTGACGTTGAGCTGACCCACTTGGCTATTCGTCACGGCTTATTCAATACTGAGAGCCTGACCAGCAGTGAGTGA
- the pgsA gene encoding CDP-diacylglycerol--glycerol-3-phosphate 3-phosphatidyltransferase gives MQFNIPTCLTLFRVVLIPFFVLAFYLPFIWAPMACAVIFVIAAITDWFDGFLARRWKQTTRFGAFLDPVADKVMVAIALVLVAEYFHSWWITLPAATMIAREIIISALREWMAEVGKRSSVAVSWIGKVKTTAQMLSLVALLWRPDPALEFVGVIALYIAAVLTFWSMFQYLYAARKDLLEP, from the coding sequence ATGCAATTTAATATACCGACTTGCCTCACGCTGTTTCGCGTGGTTTTGATACCTTTTTTTGTGCTGGCGTTCTACCTTCCCTTTATCTGGGCGCCGATGGCCTGTGCCGTAATCTTTGTCATTGCCGCCATCACCGACTGGTTTGACGGCTTCCTGGCGCGGCGCTGGAAGCAGACCACTCGCTTCGGCGCCTTCCTTGATCCGGTGGCGGACAAGGTAATGGTGGCGATAGCGCTGGTGCTGGTAGCGGAGTACTTCCACTCCTGGTGGATAACGTTGCCGGCGGCGACCATGATTGCGCGCGAGATAATCATCTCTGCACTGCGGGAGTGGATGGCGGAAGTGGGCAAGCGCAGCAGCGTGGCGGTCTCCTGGATTGGCAAGGTGAAGACCACGGCGCAGATGCTGTCGCTGGTGGCGCTGCTATGGCGGCCCGATCCGGCCCTGGAGTTTGTTGGGGTGATTGCGTTGTACATCGCGGCGGTGCTGACTTTCTGGTCGATGTTCCAGTATCTGTATGCGGCGCGCAAAGATCTGCTTGAACCGTGA
- the uvrC gene encoding excinuclease ABC subunit UvrC — translation MSDRFDSQAFLKTVTSQPGVYRMYDATGTVIYVGKAKDLKKRLSSYFRTNVGSRKTENLVKNIQQIDVTVTHTETEALLLEHNYIKLYQPRYNVLLRDDKSYPLIFLSADEHPRLSIHRGAKHAKGEYFGPFPNSYAVRETLALLQKLFPIRQCENSVYRNRSRPCLQYQIGRCLGPCVSGLVSEEEYKQQVDYVRLFLAGKDQQVLTQLIERMERASQGLNFEEAARIRDQIQAVRRVTERQFVSGDSDDLDVIGVSYDAGLACMHVLFIRQGKVLGSRSYFPKVPGGTELAEVVQTFIGQFYLQGSEGRTLPGEILLDFALPEKDLLAGSLSEMAGRKIAIQTKPRGDRARYLKLARTNATTALATKLSQQSTIHQRLAELTSVLGLAEINRMECFDISHTMGEQTVASCVVFDGNGPVRSEYRRYNITGITPGDDYAAMAQVLRRRYGKPLEENKIPDVIFIDGGKGQLGMAMDVFAELDVPWDKSRPKLIGIAKGTDRKAGLETLFFKPEGEGKALPSDSPALHVIQHIRDDAHNHAITGHRQKRAKVRNTSALETIEGIGPKRRQVLLKYMGGLQPLLNASIEEIAKVPGISHALAEKIYNALKH, via the coding sequence GTGAGTGATCGTTTTGATTCCCAAGCCTTCCTGAAGACAGTGACCAGCCAGCCCGGGGTGTATCGCATGTATGATGCCACCGGGACGGTAATTTACGTAGGTAAAGCCAAAGATCTGAAGAAGCGGCTTTCAAGCTACTTCCGCACCAACGTAGGCAGCCGCAAGACGGAAAATCTGGTCAAAAACATCCAGCAGATTGACGTGACCGTCACCCACACGGAGACGGAGGCGCTGCTGCTGGAGCACAACTACATCAAGTTGTACCAGCCGCGCTACAACGTGTTGCTGCGCGATGATAAGTCCTACCCGCTGATTTTCCTCAGCGCTGACGAGCACCCGCGTCTTTCAATTCACCGGGGTGCCAAACATGCGAAGGGCGAATATTTCGGCCCTTTCCCTAACTCCTATGCGGTGCGTGAAACGCTGGCGCTGTTGCAGAAACTGTTCCCGATCCGCCAGTGTGAGAACAGCGTCTACCGCAACCGCTCGCGCCCCTGCCTGCAGTACCAGATTGGGCGCTGTCTCGGGCCGTGCGTGTCCGGGCTGGTGAGCGAAGAGGAGTATAAACAGCAGGTCGATTATGTGCGGCTGTTCCTGGCCGGCAAAGACCAGCAGGTGCTGACCCAGCTGATTGAGCGCATGGAGCGCGCCAGCCAGGGGCTGAATTTCGAGGAGGCCGCGCGCATCCGCGATCAGATCCAGGCGGTGCGCCGGGTGACCGAACGCCAGTTTGTCTCGGGCGACAGCGATGATCTGGATGTGATAGGCGTCTCCTATGATGCCGGGTTGGCCTGTATGCATGTGCTGTTTATCCGTCAGGGCAAGGTGCTTGGCAGCCGCAGCTACTTCCCGAAAGTGCCAGGCGGCACGGAGCTGGCGGAGGTGGTGCAGACCTTTATCGGTCAGTTCTACCTTCAGGGCAGCGAGGGGCGTACCCTGCCGGGCGAGATCCTGCTGGACTTCGCCTTGCCGGAAAAAGATCTGCTGGCCGGCTCGTTGAGCGAGATGGCCGGGCGCAAGATTGCCATCCAGACCAAGCCACGCGGCGATCGGGCACGCTATCTGAAGCTGGCGCGCACCAATGCCACCACGGCGCTGGCGACCAAGCTTTCGCAGCAATCTACCATCCATCAACGGCTGGCGGAGCTGACCAGCGTGCTGGGGCTGGCGGAGATCAACCGCATGGAGTGTTTTGACATCAGCCACACGATGGGGGAGCAGACCGTTGCCTCCTGCGTGGTGTTTGATGGCAACGGCCCGGTACGCTCAGAGTATCGCCGCTACAACATTACCGGCATCACCCCGGGCGATGACTATGCCGCCATGGCGCAGGTATTGCGCCGGCGTTACGGCAAGCCGCTGGAGGAGAACAAAATCCCGGACGTTATCTTTATTGATGGCGGCAAGGGGCAGCTGGGGATGGCGATGGATGTCTTTGCCGAGCTGGACGTGCCGTGGGACAAGAGCCGTCCTAAGCTGATTGGCATCGCCAAGGGCACTGACCGCAAGGCTGGGCTGGAGACGCTGTTCTTCAAGCCAGAGGGGGAGGGCAAGGCCCTGCCATCAGATTCACCGGCACTCCACGTGATCCAGCATATCCGTGATGATGCCCATAACCACGCCATTACCGGTCACCGGCAGAAACGGGCGAAGGTGCGCAATACCAGCGCGCTGGAAACCATTGAGGGCATCGGGCCAAAGCGTCGCCAGGTATTGTTAAAATACATGGGCGGTCTGCAACCCCTGCTCAATGCCAGCATCGAGGAAATTGCAAAAGTGCCGGGTATTTCACATGCATTGGCAGAAAAAATCTACAATGCGTTGAAACACTAA